In Drosophila yakuba strain Tai18E2 chromosome 2R, Prin_Dyak_Tai18E2_2.1, whole genome shotgun sequence, a single genomic region encodes these proteins:
- the LOC6529484 gene encoding fibronectin-binding protein A, with product MTAKRTTFDKMNLGLPVHSDPYEGETDAGSSFEKENSQKVMSHRELREKLYKEVKLTMPDFFARNPSCSSDESEDFEFPETIGERARRISFVRRRKLHYNEFSTVELARRLIREEFTQSSDSLPSVDNDYISEIAEEECAPCDDDSDDLIPYLQYDRPTDQSMFSDDSLPKEDPEPGFHPTHHCFHKLMSQTPDPPIVYVPVEPETRQEPQPEPQPEPRLEPVPEVEAVPSPPPPPPPAPEVTEGTALEEEKHTRVIDRGENIDLRIVNAVPKHISSGVKKPSGPKTRNL from the coding sequence ATGACGGCCAAAAGAACAACGTTCGACAAGATGAACCTGGGGCTGCCCGTTCACTCGGATCCCTATGAAGGGGAAACTGACGCGGGCTCTTCGTTCGAGAAGGAAAACAGCCAGAAAGTTATGTCTCATAGGGAACTGAGAGAGAAACTATATAAGGAGGTAAAGCTCACAATGCCAGACTTTTTCGCACGTAATCCCTCCTGCAGCTCGGACGAATCTGAAGACTTCGAATTCCCGGAGACTATAGGAGAACGGGCCAGACGCATATCCTTCGTCCGACGCCGAAAACTGCACTACAATGAGTTCTCAACGGTGGAGCTGGCCAGGCGTCTGATCCGCGAGGAGTTCACCCAGTCATCGGACAGTCTACCCAGCGTGGATAACGACTATATCTCCGAAATCGCCGAAGAGGAGTGTGCTCCCTGCGACGACGACTCCGATGACTTGATTCCGTATCTCCAATACGATCGACCTACAGACCAATCGATGTTTTCCGACGATAGTCTGCCAAAGGAAGATCCCGAACCAGGATTCCATCCCACCCATCATTGCTTTCATAAGCTAATGAGCCAGACCCCTGATCCGCCAATAGTGTACGTTCCCGTGGAACCAGAAACGCGACAGGAACCCCAACCAGAACCTCAACCGGAACCACGACTGGAACCAGTACCGGAAGTGGAAGCAGTACCAtcacctccaccacctccaccacctgCTCCGGAAGTCACTGAAGGAACAGCTCTGGAAGAAGAAAAACACACTCGGGTCATCGATCGAGGCGAAAATATTGATCTCAGGATTGTAAATGCCGTACCGAAACACATTAGTTCGGGTGTGAAGAAACCAAGTGGTCCAAAAACACGGAATTTATAA